A genomic region of Friedmanniella luteola contains the following coding sequences:
- the sucD gene encoding succinate--CoA ligase subunit alpha → MAIFLNNASKVIVQGMTGSEGRKHTSRMLASGTSVVGGVTPGKGGQSVDFDGTAVPVFNSVGEAMAETGADVTVIFVPAKFTKAAVVEAIEAEIPLAVVITEGVPVKDSAEFFTLSQGSKTRLIGPNCPGLISPGQANAGIIPADITQAGRIGLVSKSGTLTYQMMYELRDIGFSSAVGIGGDPVIGTTHIDALQAFEDDPDTDAIVMIGEIGGDAEERAADYIKAHVTKPVVGYVAGFTAPEGKTMGHAGAIVSGSSGTAAAKQEALEAAGVKVGKTPSETAQLMREIMQGLAG, encoded by the coding sequence ATGGCAATCTTCCTGAACAACGCATCCAAGGTCATCGTGCAGGGCATGACCGGCTCCGAGGGGCGCAAGCACACCTCCCGGATGCTGGCCTCCGGCACCTCCGTCGTCGGAGGCGTGACCCCCGGCAAGGGCGGTCAGAGCGTCGACTTCGACGGCACGGCCGTCCCCGTGTTCAACTCCGTCGGCGAGGCGATGGCCGAGACCGGCGCGGACGTCACCGTCATCTTCGTGCCGGCCAAGTTCACCAAGGCCGCCGTCGTCGAGGCCATCGAGGCCGAGATCCCGCTGGCCGTCGTCATCACCGAGGGCGTCCCGGTCAAGGACAGCGCCGAGTTCTTCACCCTGTCGCAGGGGTCGAAGACCCGGCTGATCGGCCCGAACTGCCCGGGGCTCATCTCGCCCGGGCAGGCGAACGCGGGCATCATCCCGGCCGACATCACGCAGGCCGGCCGGATCGGCCTGGTGTCGAAGTCCGGCACGCTGACCTACCAGATGATGTACGAGCTGCGGGACATCGGCTTCTCCTCCGCGGTGGGGATCGGGGGGGACCCGGTCATCGGGACCACCCACATCGACGCCCTGCAGGCGTTCGAGGACGACCCCGACACCGACGCGATCGTGATGATCGGCGAGATCGGCGGCGACGCCGAGGAGCGGGCGGCCGACTACATCAAGGCCCACGTGACCAAGCCCGTCGTCGGCTACGTCGCCGGTTTCACCGCTCCCGAGGGCAAGACGATGGGCCACGCCGGCGCCATCGTCTCCGGCTCCTCGGGCACCGCGGCCGCCAAGCAGGAGGCCCTCGAGGCGGCCGGGGTCAAGGTCGGCAAGACGCCGAGCGAGACCGCGCAGCTGATGCGCGAGATCATGCAGGGGCTCGCGGGCTGA
- a CDS encoding NUDIX domain-containing protein — translation MWTTTATRTAYENPWIRVREDQVVRPDGRPGLYGVVEVRSPAVFVVPVTAAGEVVLVTVDRYTTGRATPEVPAGGSDGEDLLEAARRELREETGLAAASWRPIGAVDSLNGVAAAPGQVYLATDLTEVGGRETEAEGITDVRRVPWAELVAMIGRGEVTDNETLGALMLAVVALDRVRTQGPSSPAGAGRSAA, via the coding sequence ATGTGGACCACGACCGCGACCCGGACCGCCTACGAGAACCCGTGGATCCGGGTCCGCGAGGACCAGGTCGTGCGCCCCGACGGGCGGCCCGGCCTGTACGGCGTCGTCGAGGTCCGCTCGCCCGCGGTGTTCGTCGTCCCGGTCACCGCGGCGGGTGAGGTGGTGCTGGTCACCGTCGACCGCTACACCACGGGCCGGGCGACGCCCGAGGTGCCGGCCGGCGGCTCCGACGGGGAGGACCTGCTGGAGGCGGCGCGGCGGGAGCTCCGGGAGGAGACCGGGCTGGCCGCGGCGAGCTGGCGGCCGATCGGGGCGGTCGACTCGCTCAACGGGGTGGCCGCCGCCCCCGGCCAGGTGTACCTGGCCACCGACCTCACCGAGGTCGGCGGCCGCGAGACCGAGGCCGAGGGCATCACCGACGTCCGCCGGGTGCCGTGGGCCGAGCTGGTGGCGATGATCGGCCGCGGCGAGGTCACCGACAACGAGACCCTCGGCGCGCTGATGCTCGCCGTCGTCGCCCTGGACCGGGTGCGGACCCAGGGCCCCTCGAGCCCGGCCGGCGCGGGGCGCTCCGCTGCCTGA